One genomic segment of Thermosipho africanus Ob7 includes these proteins:
- a CDS encoding MFS transporter: MKVKTKNIILYGMGDIFGGGSFIVIGTLFLLFLTDVVGLKPSYAGLVLVIGKIWDAISDPLMGYISDNTKSKFGRRRVYFLVGIFPIFLSFFLLWYPFSGSSQLSLFLYYSFAYILFSTVYTLVMVPYTALNAEMTEDFKIRTKLTGSRIMFSQISALISGVLPKLIIDSAKTKSEGFLKMGITFGILYAIPWIFVFLGTFEKVKVSSKKESSGNLFTIFKNKMFRLHMLMYIFAYTAMDILMALFIYYLTYYLGKENLFSICMGSILIFQIISLPLYVKISNKFGKARAYQIGLSIWVLGMTLLFLLPKSTSNVVLIINSAIVGMGLSAGVMIPWAMIPTIVDIDELITTKKRAGLYSGMMTLIRKIVQAVTLFLLGVFLDLIGYVPNTTQSETTLLWLRLSFFLFPVILLILGIIVSLKYKITPEIHKLLMNKLNDFRNGKTEVDENTKEIIEKVTGYKYESLYKAD; the protein is encoded by the coding sequence ATGAAAGTTAAGACAAAAAACATTATTCTATACGGTATGGGAGATATTTTCGGTGGAGGATCTTTTATAGTAATAGGCACTCTGTTTTTGTTATTTTTAACTGATGTTGTAGGTCTAAAACCATCTTATGCAGGTCTTGTTTTAGTTATAGGTAAGATTTGGGATGCAATTTCAGATCCATTAATGGGGTATATTTCAGATAATACCAAGTCTAAATTTGGAAGAAGAAGAGTATACTTTCTTGTTGGGATCTTCCCCATCTTCTTAAGCTTTTTTTTACTTTGGTATCCATTTTCAGGAAGTTCACAATTAAGTTTATTCCTATATTATTCATTTGCATATATCCTCTTTTCAACCGTTTATACACTGGTTATGGTTCCATATACAGCTCTAAATGCTGAAATGACGGAAGATTTTAAAATAAGAACTAAATTAACTGGTTCGCGTATAATGTTTTCACAGATTTCAGCTCTTATTTCAGGTGTTTTACCAAAATTGATAATAGATAGTGCAAAGACAAAATCTGAAGGTTTTCTAAAGATGGGTATAACATTCGGAATTTTATACGCAATTCCATGGATCTTTGTCTTCTTAGGAACATTCGAAAAAGTTAAGGTTTCATCTAAAAAAGAATCCTCAGGTAACTTGTTTACAATATTTAAAAACAAAATGTTTAGACTTCATATGTTAATGTATATATTTGCATATACCGCAATGGATATTTTAATGGCACTCTTTATTTACTATCTTACTTATTACCTTGGAAAAGAAAATCTATTTTCAATTTGTATGGGAAGTATATTAATTTTCCAGATTATATCTCTTCCTCTCTACGTAAAAATTTCCAATAAATTTGGAAAGGCAAGGGCTTATCAAATTGGTTTATCGATTTGGGTATTGGGTATGACTTTGCTCTTTTTGCTACCAAAAAGCACCTCAAATGTTGTACTAATAATCAATAGTGCAATAGTTGGAATGGGGCTTTCTGCTGGAGTTATGATCCCATGGGCTATGATACCTACAATAGTGGATATTGATGAACTTATAACTACCAAAAAACGAGCGGGGTTATACTCTGGAATGATGACATTAATAAGGAAGATTGTGCAAGCTGTAACTTTGTTTTTGTTGGGGGTTTTCTTAGATCTCATTGGATACGTTCCAAACACAACACAATCTGAAACAACTCTTTTGTGGCTTAGACTTTCATTTTTCCTATTCCCAGTAATTTTACTTATCCTTGGAATTATTGTTTCATTGAAATACAAAATCACACCTGAGATTCACAAACTGCTAATGAATAAATTAAACGACTTTAGAAACGGCAAAACAGAAGTAGACGAAAATACAAAGGAAATTATCGAAAAAGTAACTGGTTACAAATATGAATCTTTGTATAAAGCTGATTGA
- a CDS encoding DUF234 domain-containing protein — translation MKKYKINDFYFDFYFNFIRKYISTIEFSPEKKLELIWKNLPQYFGLKFETICQRFLKETPEVLGFIPEKIGNTWGKVPGKKNESFNIDIVAYDSENVVFGECK, via the coding sequence ATGAAAAAATACAAAATAAATGATTTTTATTTTGATTTCTATTTTAATTTTATACGAAAGTACATTTCAACCATAGAATTTTCTCCGGAAAAAAAGCTAGAATTAATATGGAAAAATCTTCCTCAATATTTTGGATTAAAATTTGAAACAATTTGTCAAAGATTTTTGAAAGAAACACCAGAAGTTTTAGGATTTATTCCAGAGAAAATTGGAAATACGTGGGGAAAAGTTCCTGGAAAGAAAAATGAATCATTTAATATAGACATAGTTGCATATGACTCAGAAAATGTTGTTTTTGGTGAATGCAAATAG
- a CDS encoding alpha-glucosidase — MPNFEFSIENLKLIEHSINNPCFFVGRANEYVNMYRGNFSIKEKKVKKIPLNKLKIQNNEYVFGNDSEDLLKVVKNFDTLEFIPLKKDLNRLWIKINSTKDEKIFGLGEQFSYVNLKGKKFPIWVSEPGVGRNKKYYVTWLADISGKAGGNYYTTNFPQPYYLSSKGYSLLVEGSSYMNFDFTNNDYIEIEFWDFPKIKFFYGESYKDITEKFTSYVGRQPILPDWALDGIILGIQGGTDTLFKKLEIAKKYGIKVSGVWCQDWVGKKVTSFGKRLFWDWKWNKEMYPNLDEKIKYLKENGIRFLGYINPYLVSEGTLYKEALTNNFLVKNSKREPYLIDFGEFYGGIVDLTNPQAYEWYKQVIIKNLIEFGLDGWMADFGEYLPYDSVLYQGDPKKIHNFWPVLWSKLNYEALKESGKIGEILFFVRSGFTGFQKYIPLMWAGDQLVNWSKDDGIPSVVTAFLSSAISGVGVTHCDIGGYTSLFNVKRTPELFMRWVELSAFSPVMRTHETNRPDSNIQFDSSDEILKHLSRMVEIHSKLKSYIKFYLEEYQMTGTPLIYPVFFEYKNFYVFDEYLFGRDLLVAPVLKKGKKTRKVKLPEDEWVHLWSGKTYSGGEYEIESKLGYPPVFYRKGSKFSKLFENIGGGSI; from the coding sequence ATGCCTAATTTTGAATTTAGCATAGAAAATCTAAAATTAATAGAGCATTCTATAAATAATCCTTGCTTTTTCGTTGGAAGAGCAAATGAATATGTAAATATGTACCGTGGTAATTTTTCAATTAAAGAAAAGAAAGTAAAAAAAATCCCTTTAAATAAATTAAAAATACAAAATAATGAGTACGTATTTGGAAATGATTCTGAAGATCTATTAAAGGTTGTAAAAAATTTTGATACTCTAGAGTTTATACCTCTAAAGAAAGATTTAAACAGGTTGTGGATAAAGATAAATTCAACGAAAGATGAAAAGATATTTGGACTTGGCGAGCAATTTTCTTATGTTAATCTAAAAGGGAAAAAATTCCCTATCTGGGTCTCAGAACCGGGTGTTGGAAGAAATAAAAAATACTATGTAACATGGCTTGCTGATATCTCAGGAAAAGCAGGAGGAAATTACTATACAACAAACTTTCCACAACCTTATTATCTAAGCAGCAAAGGTTATTCCCTTCTTGTTGAAGGCAGTTCGTATATGAACTTTGATTTTACTAATAATGATTATATCGAAATTGAATTTTGGGATTTTCCAAAGATTAAGTTTTTCTATGGAGAAAGTTATAAAGATATCACTGAAAAATTTACAAGTTATGTTGGTAGACAGCCAATTTTACCTGATTGGGCATTAGACGGTATAATACTTGGAATTCAAGGTGGAACTGATACTTTATTTAAGAAGTTAGAAATTGCAAAAAAATACGGTATTAAGGTCAGTGGTGTATGGTGTCAAGATTGGGTTGGAAAGAAAGTAACATCCTTTGGAAAAAGATTATTTTGGGACTGGAAATGGAATAAAGAAATGTATCCAAACCTTGATGAAAAGATAAAATATTTAAAAGAAAATGGAATAAGATTTTTGGGATACATCAATCCTTATTTGGTAAGTGAAGGAACTCTTTACAAAGAAGCATTAACAAACAACTTCTTAGTAAAAAACTCGAAGAGGGAGCCTTATTTAATTGACTTTGGGGAATTTTACGGTGGAATTGTTGATCTTACAAATCCCCAAGCATATGAATGGTACAAGCAAGTGATTATAAAGAATTTAATTGAATTTGGTCTTGATGGTTGGATGGCAGACTTTGGAGAGTATTTACCATATGATAGCGTCCTATACCAGGGTGATCCCAAAAAAATACACAACTTCTGGCCAGTTCTTTGGTCCAAATTAAACTATGAAGCATTAAAAGAATCTGGAAAAATAGGCGAAATATTATTCTTTGTTAGATCTGGCTTTACTGGTTTTCAAAAATATATTCCTCTTATGTGGGCGGGTGATCAACTAGTAAACTGGTCAAAAGATGATGGAATTCCCTCTGTAGTAACTGCTTTCCTTTCTTCTGCAATTTCCGGTGTAGGCGTAACACACTGTGATATAGGAGGTTATACATCATTATTCAACGTAAAAAGAACCCCTGAGTTATTCATGAGGTGGGTTGAACTTTCAGCATTTTCTCCGGTTATGAGAACCCACGAAACAAACAGACCTGATTCAAACATTCAATTTGATTCATCTGATGAAATATTGAAGCACCTTTCAAGAATGGTTGAGATTCACAGCAAGCTCAAAAGTTATATCAAGTTTTATTTAGAAGAATATCAAATGACGGGCACGCCATTAATTTATCCCGTATTTTTTGAGTACAAAAATTTTTATGTGTTTGATGAGTACCTTTTTGGAAGAGATCTACTAGTTGCACCTGTTTTGAAAAAAGGCAAAAAAACTAGGAAAGTAAAACTTCCCGAAGATGAATGGGTCCATCTTTGGAGCGGCAAAACATACAGCGGGGGAGAATATGAAATTGAGTCTAAATTAGGTTATCCTCCTGTGTTTTATAGAAAAGGTTCTAAATTTTCAAAGCTCTTTGAAAATATCGGAGGGGGGAGTATATGA
- a CDS encoding ATP-binding protein: MNLIKRELLKEIKEHLNKPEITVITGPRQSGKTTLMKVIENELISSGEKTLFLNLDIEEEMKYFKSQADLLKKIELEIGDSKGYVFIDEIQRKENAGLFLKGIYDMNLPYKFIVSGSGSINLKEKIQESLAGRKRIFELPTITFEEFVNYKTGYKYENKLEKFFSLEETKTLSFLEEYMNFGGYPRVILETSLKEKNEIIKEIYQSYIEKDIVSLLKVAKISEFNLLVRILSHLTGKTLNFSNLSSETGISTKTLKDYIWYLQKTYVIDSIQPFFTNKAKELTKSPVCYFKDLGLKNYASGEFGNVNDFSFLFQNFVYINLYYLSKKYDFSIHYWRTKDKAEVDFILRKGIDYIPIEVKYTNLKKFKITRALRSFIKKYQPKEAIVVNLLSKHEKKIG; this comes from the coding sequence ATGAATCTAATAAAAAGAGAGCTTCTTAAAGAGATAAAAGAACATTTAAACAAACCTGAAATTACAGTTATTACCGGTCCGCGACAAAGTGGAAAAACTACATTAATGAAAGTTATTGAAAATGAACTTATTTCATCTGGAGAAAAAACTTTGTTCTTGAATCTTGATATAGAAGAAGAAATGAAGTATTTTAAATCACAAGCAGATTTATTAAAAAAAATTGAATTAGAAATTGGAGATTCTAAAGGTTATGTATTTATCGATGAAATACAGAGAAAAGAAAATGCTGGATTATTTTTAAAGGGAATATATGATATGAATTTACCATATAAGTTCATAGTTTCAGGTTCAGGAAGTATTAATCTTAAAGAAAAAATTCAGGAATCACTTGCTGGAAGAAAAAGAATTTTTGAACTTCCAACTATAACTTTTGAAGAATTTGTAAATTACAAGACAGGTTACAAATACGAGAATAAACTAGAAAAATTTTTTAGTTTAGAAGAAACTAAAACTCTATCTTTTTTAGAAGAATACATGAATTTTGGAGGTTATCCTCGAGTTATACTTGAAACAAGTTTAAAAGAAAAAAATGAGATAATCAAAGAAATTTATCAAAGTTACATAGAAAAAGATATAGTTAGTCTTTTAAAAGTTGCCAAAATTAGTGAGTTTAATTTATTAGTTAGAATACTATCACATTTAACTGGTAAAACTCTTAATTTTTCGAATCTTTCATCAGAAACAGGAATATCTACAAAAACTTTAAAAGATTATATCTGGTATCTTCAAAAAACTTATGTAATTGATTCGATCCAACCATTTTTCACAAATAAAGCAAAGGAATTAACAAAATCACCAGTTTGTTATTTTAAAGATTTGGGTTTAAAAAATTATGCATCTGGTGAATTTGGAAATGTAAATGACTTCAGTTTTTTATTTCAGAATTTTGTTTATATAAATCTGTATTATTTATCAAAAAAATACGATTTTTCTATTCATTATTGGAGGACAAAAGACAAAGCTGAAGTTGATTTTATTTTAAGAAAAGGTATAGATTATATTCCTATAGAAGTTAAATATACAAATCTAAAAAAATTTAAAATTACAAGAGCTTTAAGAAGTTTCATTAAAAAGTATCAACCAAAAGAAGCCATAGTTGTAAATTTGCTATCTAAACATGAAAAAAAAATTGGATAA
- a CDS encoding ATP-binding protein, with protein sequence MKFFDEIKSQRQKNIFIVVYGRRRIGKTTLVRKAFEKEENVFYYFVDVLKPNNLLEKTSLSFSRAVFKI encoded by the coding sequence TTGAAATTTTTTGATGAAATTAAATCTCAAAGGCAAAAAAATATTTTTATAGTCGTTTATGGAAGAAGAAGGATTGGAAAAACTACACTCGTAAGAAAAGCTTTTGAAAAAGAAGAAAATGTTTTCTATTATTTTGTAGATGTTTTAAAGCCAAATAACTTGCTTGAAAAAACTAGTCTTTCGTTTTCAAGAGCTGTTTTTAAAATTTGA